The following is a genomic window from Chlorocebus sabaeus isolate Y175 chromosome 24, mChlSab1.0.hap1, whole genome shotgun sequence.
AATGGATATTGTTTTTCATTCATATGAATCTTAAGACTATGAGAAAGTCTCAAGATTTTATATAGCAAAAGTTGAGAGACTACAAAGAGAAATAACATAAATTACCATATATATGTGGAGGGGCAGGCATATTATAAAACTTGGTATGTACAactgcaaaatatacattcttttcaagcatGTGAATGgaatcttaaatataaatataaatatatagataaaaattGACATGGCTCTTCCCCTTCCCAGTCAGGTAGCAATTTTCATTATTCCCAAGTGTTTATTTGGAACACATATAACATATTATTTGTGTACATAAAAGCAGGTTAGATAGTCAGGTTCCACCCTTAGGAGTTTACAAGCAATGCAAACATACCAATATTGAGCACTAGTAAGAGCCAGCTCTGTAGGGGATACTagtttatcttctttaatttaaCTCTCATTCTATTTTGTCCGTATTATTATGCCTAATTTGGGAAAAATAACTAAGACACAGAGAGATTGAGCAAAAAGTTTAAGATCacccccccctccttttttttttctttttttgagatgaagtcccactctgtcgcctaagctggagtgcagtgttgtgatctcggctcactgcaacctgtgcagtgtcacgatctcggctcactgcaacctctgcctcctaagttcaagtgattctcctgcctcagcctcctgggtagctgggattacaggcaagtgccaccaggcttggctaatttttgtattttttgtagagatggggtttcaccatgttggccaggctggtctcgaactcctgaactcaggtgacccacctgccttggcctcccaaagcactaggattataggcataagccaccgtgcccagccgaagATCACCTCTTTAGTAAAGGACAGTGCTAGGATTCAAATCTACTCTTTATTAGCAATGAGCCAGCTCCAGAAAATACTTATTCGTTTAAGGCTGGAAGTAGGGAGGTAAGCATTCTTATAAACAGATCTCTAATAATATTAGGAAGTTATCTTTATACAACATTGACAAACGTTTAAGTGTCTGCAATATAGTAGAATTTCATATTGAGCCAAAGAAGTGGCTAAAATAGTTTGATGAGAGAGCTGTCTTAGAAGACAGAGTTAGTGCTAGTGATTTGGAATGTGAGAATGGCTGAGAGTAAAGAACTATCATGTACCCagcataaagaaattaaaaagcctCTTCTATTTGACATCTTATGCTATTGAAAATCCTTTTCTTCTAGTTCAAGTTCACTATTTTCCCATTGCTTATATGGCTTGAAGTGAATTTCAATCTCGACAGTTTTTCATGACCAAATGAAAGCCGTTATAAATTCTctctgctttcaagtttttagaatgtgtattttctattttactgCTTAATATAGGGAGGAAAACATAGATAAGTATAATTATAGAGTACATCAGTCAATTATTTAAATCTATTCAACATTTGAATGATTAGGCCCACTTCATCTTCTATCAACTGTTTTAATATTTGTTCAGCTGAGCTCCATGCCTCAAGTCTCATCCCACTCTCTTACCTTCTCCATGTCTTTCCCTCAGCCTCACAGCTGCATTGCTCCAACATAGCTGTTATAGATATCTTTTCAAAGCAAATACTTGATTATAtcatttaaatgcttttaaaaaatcagtagctttcacttaaaaataccCGCACTCAATTTAGTGCGGTTATAATGGGCTTTGCAATCTTGCCCCAGTTTATCTTTCCAGTCTCAGCTTCTCCACTCCTTACACCCTCTTAGGACAAAAATAACAGACTGATGGCCCATTTATGGAGAATACTGTACCGTGTTGTCATGCCTATGAGATAAGAAACTGAAGCCAGCGAGGTTAAACAGCCTGTTTAAGTTACACAATaagaaatggcagagccaggattcaaactcagatctGACTGACTCCAAATCATGGGCATAACCCAGTACACTACAttgccttcttttgtgttttacatCTGTTGTGAATTTTGTTTTAACCACATGAAACAAAGTTAGTTTTGAGCATATTAAATGGTATGCATAATCACTACTGTCTTGCATCATAATTAGGTATAAAATATAAGCCAGTCACACAAGAAATTACTGTTATTTCTGTAGAATTGAGTTGCCATTAGTGTCAATAGTGTTCCTTCACCTTAGACACTTAATAATACCCTCTTTTCATTTAAGACTCACTATGTGCCATGCATTGTGATAAGTGTTTTATGTACACAATAACATGTAATGCCCAAAGTACCCTGTGagataattatttctatttccatttgtgatgaggaaactgagggttaAAAAGACTAAATAAATTGCTTAAGATTAAACAGCTAGTAGTGGAGTTGGAACTCTACTGAACTCAAACTGTCTCACTTTAAAGCCTGTGCCCTCAACTAACTACCCTATACAACCTCCCTTTAAATGTCCTAGATTGAACTTCTCAATAAACTGGATCCTATCCTGTGTATCTTATTTTTGCCTAAAATTCCTTGTTTCCTAAACATGTAGTTTTCTCTTGCCAGTCTTGTCTTTCCTACTAAGTAGCTGACCAGCTTCTTTCTGCTCCCATTCTTCTAGTATCCTGGGTACTAAACAGCTTAAAATAAGAGACTCCTGTCATGAATTGAGGTTTATTTTCCCTATAGGTAATGGCTTCGGAGGAAGAAAATGGCAGTGATCTAAGCCATGGGTCAagtggctgagatgggaagaaaaGACTTCCAAGGGCATATGGCACAAGAAAGACTTTCCTATTCCTTTCATTTGCCTGGACTAAGATTCCCATATGCCTAGGATCTAGAACTCCTTACGACTTTGTATGCTTTCTTTTGTACTCAGGCAGGGTGGGCTTCAGGCCTGTGGGTTGCAGTAACAAGAAACTGTGATGCTTTTTTTTGAACCTGGTAGCTCATGATTTTAGACATCAATTCATTTACATATGTCAGGCATTGATCTAGATACCAGATGAAAACGAAGCtgagaacaaaacaaagaacctGCCATCCTGGATTTTATAGAGACAACAGACAATTAACAAATACATAATATAGTGGCAAAtagtgataaatgctatgaagaaaaagtaaagggACAGAAAATGATGAAGGTATCCTTCgggcagaagagaaaaaaaagaaaatgatgaagggTATGGTGGGTTAGGGCTGCTATTTTAGTTTGGGTGGTCAGGGAAGATCTTTCTCAGGTGGCATTATTTGAGTAAAGATCCACAAATGAAGTTAAGAAACAAGATGTGAGCATATCTGAAGAAAAAACATTCTGGCAGAATAAACAGCCTTGAGGTGGAAGTGTGCTTGTCATGTTTGAGGAAAATAAGAAGTCCACTTAGATGGAGCagactgaatgaggaaaagagtAGTGGGAGATGTGGTTTAAGAATATCCAGGGACCAAGCAGagctttggattttattctaaatgtgtTGGGAAGCCACTTGAAGATTCTGAACAGATAAGTGAAAGAATCAGACTTATATTCTAATAGGATGCATCTTGCTGCTGAATAAAGTATACATTATAAGGAGGCAAGGATGGAAGCAAGAGACCAAATAGAGTAACGGTGGTAGAGAATTTGAGAAGATTCAGATTCAGGAAATGCTTTGAAGATAGAGCTGATAAGAACTGCTAATGGATTGAATATGGGGTGTTTAGCTTTAACCCAAAGTCTTTGGGTTTTGGCTGAGGCAGCTAATTGAATGAAGGTGCCATTTACTGGGATGAGGAAAACTGAGATGGGGATTAAGTTTAGGAGAGGAAATCAAGAGTTTGGTTTTAGATTTGTGAGAGACTGTTTGACTTTCAAGTTCCTGGGGACAATGGGCCTCTAGTAGCTGCAGCTGGTGTTAACCTTTTACAGGGACATGTCTAAGTGGAGGTGAGGggcagagaaacagaagaaataaagttCCTTCTGAGTAATCTCCCAGATATTCAAGTGATAAAAAGAGGTTAGTCCTCTGAGCCTGTCTTATTCACACTGATTTCAGGGCAAGAAGTCTCCTCTCTCTTCAAAAAATGTTCTGATTTATATTATCTCAAAATTACTGAATTTAAATTAAAGGTATCCCACAATTAGAGAGAGAAAGCATAAAATGTAAACAGCTTGAGAGATAATCCAGTGAGTATGAGTTTTTACCAAAGTATAACTGAGAGCAGAGAAAGGTCTTGAATGTTTAATGTTTTTGTGAAGAGAAAGGATgtagatattaaataaaacaaagatttcaTAATCTTGCTTTGGCACCACCctatttatcataatttttaagtGAGAAACTACAGAAAGAGTGTTTGTATCTTGAGGGATCATGTAAGTTTATACCCCAGGGGGGATTATGCATTTAAATTATTCCTCTTCCCCACATTTTAATCCTTTCTATCTTTTAACCCTTAGTCTTTCCCCAAAAGTGTTCTTCAACTAGAAGGCCTGTGGCATGATTGAGGCTTGTCACCTCTCCTCTAGGGCCAGATTTCAAACAGATGGCCCTGGAGAATGCTACTTATCTGTACAGTTCTCCATTTGATGTTGCAGTGTGCTAGTATCCTAGGGGAAGGGTACCACATTTAACTCCAGAAAGGATTTAAGGcagttttgcaattttttttctgattatcagAGTAATATATGattattgcaaaatattttaacaaaaaagttaaaaaaagactaTTTCAATTCCTACTTACTAGAGGCAATCCCAAcaacattttggcatatttcctTCCACTGTcttatgcattttgtttttttcataactGAGCTCTTTATTGTATAAGCAATTTTGTTGCCTGCTGTTTTTGCTTAGTTATGGTATATATGTTTGTCTCTATCATTACATTTTTATAGCTACATAATCATCTATAACATGACTACACCATAGTTTACTCAAGATGGTTTCTGATTATTTACAATTACAAATAACACTGTGATAAACAGCTTTGTGCATAAATCTTCACTCTTCTTTTGGATGACTTATTAAAGGAGGAATTGGTAGATTAAATGTATACATACTTTTTAAAGCTTCTGATGTAAATTGTTACAATGATTTCCAGAAAGGTTGTTATCAGATCATACtttggaagggaaggagagagctaTTGGAACTATTGGATCTGGTAGAAAAGATCTGACAGCAATTCTTACAAAGTACTATGCCTCTGGGGAAGAGTCCCTTCTCTCTCTAGAAAAGGGGTTatcttaaagtattaaaattattacatCAGATTTTTCCACACCACATAATATGTATGGATTGTGAGGAGGAAAGGAGAATTGAGAATTTGAGTTAGAAGTCATACATAAGCTGACATGTCAGAAATTACCAGTTTGGGAAACTAAGTTTACCAACACTGCTAAAGgactcaaatattttaaacagtgGTTCAGATATTAATTGTGATTATACAGTATCaggtttatttaattttgtatgaTTTCATGCTATTTAATGAGAGACAATATAATGAGTGCTTTTCAAATTGTGGGTCCTAATCCATTTGTaaattacaaaatcaatgtattttctatgactggtatttttaaaaaacaaaacacgatAGAATGAAAAATATGAGAATGCACTGCAATCATTTCAATGTATGATTTCATAATTAACAAACAGATTAGGACCCACAGTATTATTTTGTGAGACTTTTGTTTCagttacatgtgtgtatatactataaaacacatttattattgTGGGAtgtgattaagaaaaaatatagtttGAAGCCATTGGTGTAGAGGAAAGAGTCTGGACTTTGGAATTAGCCAGAACAAGTTTGAATCTGAGCTCTGCTTGGCTTTTACCCATTATCTAACCAAATGGCTCAATCACCACATTGAAAAAAGAGAGTAATAATATCTcctttctagtttgtgtgtgtacatgttgtgtgtgtgtgtgtgtgtgtgtgtgaagattaGAGATTACTTAAGCAGAATGCCTACAACATAGTCAATGATTAATATATAATTACTTCCAAATCTTTCCCAAAATAATGTTCTCCTTGTAAAAATACTTCATTCACTGAAGAAAGACAATGTGTTTTATTGATGACTACATCTGTTATGCTATCGTGTACTTTTAAAACACCTGTCAGTCTTTTTCTCCAATTTGGTTTAGTAAGGAGACTTGAGCACATAGTTCGTTCCCCTTCCTGTTCTGACACTTTATTTATCTATATTATGGATCTTGGCACTTTACATCTGTCATAGATGGTCTAATTGTTGCCTAGTTCAATTACTACTAAACACTTTCAAACCTCTTCTAGTTCTCAAAATAGTGGCGGGAGCACTGCAGGATGCCAGATCAAAATCTGTAGAGTTTGCTCTACAGCACACCTTTTGCAAAGTATCACTTGTGGTGTACGGGGAAGCAGCTGTAATGCTGATTCCCCTGGCATTTCTCACTCAATCTACTCCATGCTAAACAGGCCGGTTAGGCATTAAGTCATACTCTGGGTAGTACAAGTGGAAAGTGTGAACAGAGAAACCACTTTATGTGAGGACAGTGGAAAATGAgatcctcctttcctctccctacTCCTGCTCCCATCAAGGAGAAGCACTTAAGAGAGCGGAGGCCCAGGACCCAGCCGCGCTCGGGCGTCCCGACTCGGAGGCTGGCGGCGGGCAGGCACGCTCTCCCGCGCTGAGAGCCCTTCTGCGGAGATGAACTCTCGAGTGTCGCCGCCGCGCGCGGGCCCGATCGATACAGACGGGCGGACATGCTCCCGCCGCCAAGAGCAGCCACAGGGCGGTGGAGTCAGCTGCTCGGCCGCTCGGTCGCACTTCTCATTAGCTCAATACCCGCAAAGGACGTGCACTGGTTCCCTCGCGGACACCCACCCAGTGGTCTGCGCCACACCCTCTGCCCACCGCCCCTTCCGCTCGGCCGTCCGGCGCAGGGCCGGAGCTTTTCAGCTAGACGCCCTCGGGTATTGGGCAGCCGGGTCCCGGCCCAAGCGGAGGGCGTCGTGAGGTGGCCTTTTCGCCTGGCTCCCCAGTGGGACGCTCCGCGGAGGCGGTCGAGTAGGGGAGTGTCGAGCTCCCTCACACGCTGGACCTTACCGTCTGGCGTCTTCGCCCGGGAGGCTGCAGCGGGAGGCGGACCCAGCCGGCCGCAGGGGCAGGTCCACGGCGCTGTGAGGCGGGGCTGGGCGTCCGGCGCAGCCGCCAGATTCGTCTGCTCCGTGAGTCGGGACGGGAGAAAGCCCCGCCCCCGGCGCCCGCTCCCACTCCTGATTGGCCGGACCAGCCCGGGGCGGCCCGGCGGGACCCCGGCCCGCGTCTCAGCTATAAAGAGAGCCCTGGCATGACAGCCGCGGCGAAGCTCTTCTAGTTCATCTGCTGTCCGGCTCTCAGTCCCCGTGGCGCCCCCTTTCCTCTTTTCCCCGAGCGCTCTCGACTCCACCATGCCAAGGGGCTTCCTGGTGAAGCGAACTAAACGGACAGGCTGCTCGTACCGAGTTCGCCTTGCGGAGCATGTCTTCCCTCTGCTGGGGCCCCAGGGGGCGCCGCCCTTCTTGGAGGAGGCTCCCAGGGCCTCCTTGCCCGGTACGGAGCGGGCGGCCCGCCCCACCCGGGAGGAACCCGGAAAGGGGCTGACGGAGGAGGCGGCCCGGGAACTGTCGGGGTCGCCATGTCGGGCGGCTGGGGTGAGCCCGGGGGCGGGCGGGCGGGAAGGCGCGGAGTGGCGGGCGGGTGGCAGGGAAGGTCCCGGGCCCAGCCGCAGCCCCGGCCCCAGCCCCAGTCCAGCGAAGCCGGCCGGCGCAGAGCTGCGTCGGGCGTTCCTGGAGCGCTGCCTCAGCTCGCCCGTCTCCGCCGAGTCCTTCCCCGGGGGCGCCGCCGCCGTGGCCGCTTTCTCCTGCTCCGTGGCGCCAGCAGCCGCACCGACCTCGGGGGAGCAGTTCCTGCTGCCGCTCCGGGCGCCGTTCCCAGAGCCCGCGCTTCAGCCGGACCCTGTGCCCCTATCGACCGCCCTGCAGAGTCTGAAACGGGCGGCCGGCGGCGAGCGCCGTGGCAAGGCACCCACGGGCTGCGCGTCTGGACCCGCAGCCGCGGGAATCAAGAAGCCAAAGGCCATGAGGAAGTTGAGCTTTGCCGATGAGGTGACCACATCCCCTGTCCTGGGCCTGAAGATCAAGGAGGAGGAGCCCGGAGCGCCGTCTCGGGGCTTGGGGGGCAGCCGCACGCCGCTGGGCGAGTTCATCTGCCAGCTGTGCAAGGAGCAGTACGCAGACCCCTTCGCGCTGGCCCAGCACCGCTGCTCCCGCATCGTGCGCGTAGAGTACCGTTGCCCTGAGTGCGACAAGGTGTTCAGCTGTCCTGCGAACCTGGCCTCCCATCGCCGCTGGCATAAGCCGCGTCCCGCGGCTGCAAACGCCGCCACAGTCTCCTCCGCCGACGGGAAGCCGCCTTCTTCGTCGTCTTCGGCCTCCCGGGAATCCGGGGCCATTGCATCTTTtctggaggagggaaaggagaacaGCCGGATAGAGCGGACTGCGGATCAGCACCCGCAGGCCAGGGACAGCTCCGGGGCGGATCAGCACCCGGACAGCGCCCCGAGGCAGGGCCTCCAGGTGCTGACGCATCCAGAGCCACCGCTGCCACAGGGCCCCTACACGGAGGGGGTGTTCGGGCGCCGGGTGCCTGTGCCGGGCAGTACCAGTGGTGGCGGGGGATCCGAAATTTTCGTGTGCCCATATTGCCACAAAAAGTTTCGTCGCCAAGCCTATCTGCGCAAGCACCTGAGCACTCACGAGGCGGGCTCGGTCCGTGCGCTAGCGCCGGGCTTTGGCTCCGAACGCGGTGCCCCACTTGCCTTCGCTTGCCCGTTGTGCGGAGCGCACTTCCCTACCGCAGATATCAGGGAGAAGCACCGGCTGTGGCATGCTGTCCGCGAGGAGCTGCTCCTGCCCGCTCTGGCGGGGGCTCCTTCCGAAACGCCGGGCCCTAGCGGGCCATCTGACGGGAGTGCCCAGCAAATTTTCTCGTGCAAGCACTGTCCGTCCACGTTTTTTAGTTCTCCGGGGCTGACCCGGCACATCAATAAGTGCCACCCCTCAGAAAGCCGGCAAGTGCTGCTGCTGCAGATGCCACTGCGGCCTGGCTGCTGAGGGACGAAAGAAAGGATGATTTCGAGGTTGGCCTTAGAGGAAACAGATCATGGGAATTTCTGTGGGGCTTTCTTCAACTTGCAAGTTTACTTTCATTCCTTCCTATGTTTCTCCCTCCTAAAATTCTCCCTGTAGTCAATGTTCTACCAGAGGAGCAGACAGTGAAATGTAATATCCCTTTCTAGAGCAGGTATGTATATGGTACAAACCTTGAGATCAAAGACTGTTAACTTTAAATCCTTCTCACTTTCCCCACTAAAATAGGATTTTTCCCCCTTAAAACTCTGGAGACCCTAACGAATCCTATATGATTTGTAATTCCTATGGAAAGTCGCGGTGAATGTGTGCATGTCTCAGTGTCCACAAAGGGTTCTGGCTACCCTTTGGGAGTCACCaatgtttttttcctcttgtcaTCACAGGCGCCTATGCAGCTTCTGTCTCAATAGGATCAGATATTTTGCACTGTATCTGTGAATTAAAAGTTATGTGACTGGTGCCAAACTTAAGGAGATTCAAGACCTGGCAGAAAATGAAAGAGGATGTTTGCTGCTTTTGGGGTGCGTGGGGATCTCCCCCGTAAACTTTCCTTTGGCCAATTATATGTACATGTCCATTCTTAAGTTGGTGTTTGGAGGTGGGGAGGATGCTACTTTACTGGAGTTGAGACACCCCCTAAAATTCTCAGCTATTTTGTGTGCAGTATTCAGGAAGAGCTACTTCAAACCTTTCTTTAAATGGCTTTTTGGAAATACAGAAGTCGTTTCCTCAAGTTTGACTGTTTTAATGGGGTTTCACCCAAATTGTTTAATGCTTCTGCTGTAAATCTCATACTGTGTATTCATTATGAAAATATGTACAGCTTAAGGAAGATGTTAACACCTATAATCCACTAGGGAACTGAATGGCAATTTGCTCAatattcagtattttcttttcagcagcaacttttgattttttttaaaaaaccatttcagTGTACATTCTGTACTAATTCCTTAATAGCCAGAGTTGGGACACTGGCTGAGCACTGCTTGACAGAAAGCCCATATTTGTAAGACGCTTACCACCAAATAAATGTACATAGTCTGTGCTTTTGTTGTGTTCTGTGTTTGTCTTAAGAATCCTGTTGAACACAGCCTATTTTCAAAGCCACATTTCTTATCTACCCAATGTCGCTATCCTGTTTTAGAATGTTAGTGACCCATTTGGACAGAATACAAAGACGgaaatattttgcaaatgaatGTAATGGTGCAGGAATGCAATGAAAAATCTTCCTTTGAAGTATGGCTGCAAAGACTGAGCTCCAAAAGGCAAGGAATATGCACTAGTCTTTAAATCTAAAAAAGACATCCCCCCAAGAAATGttgacagaaaatatattttaagtatgtatatatatttcaaactaGTGAACAGTGTTACCTGAAgatgaaaaaaagtattttaatggtGCTAATTAATTTCACTATTTCAGGTTTGTATTTTTACTCCATATTGTTATGTATCATCaatccattaatttttttatagcacTTTAGAAACATATATGCAGTTACtctgattttcctttttgtaattCTTCACCTTGGCTGCAGGAAATTGTTTATATTGTTCAATCTTCTTCCCAAGGACTCtatccatttgtttatcttctacATCAGCTTACATAGGacttttagttttcatttgtaagaaaacaaaaaattgagtGCACAGAAGTTCTGAAAGGTTGTCTTAGAAAACTTGTCAGTACAAAGTTTTATTGCTGAAAGTATattataaaacaaagtaaaatttaagaaTCAAAAAAACATGaagctgtgatcccagcactttgggaggccgaggcggtcggatcacgaggtcaggagatcgagaccatcctggctaacacagtgaaaccccatttctactaaaaaaacaaaaaacaaaaaacaaaaaattagctaggcattgtggcacacacctatagttccagctattcgggaggctgaggtagaagaactgcttgaacttgggaggtggaggttgcagtgaaccgagatcactccactgcactccagcctgggtgacagagcatgactccgtctcaaaaaacaaaaacacgaaGCTGAGATAAACTAACAATCTAACCAACCGCATTGGGTGAAGTTTCTGGCCAGCCTTTATGAAGATGTAAAATTTCCTGTGTTTTTAATGACTGTGGTAGGATCACTGAGAAATAAGTTGGAATGTATCTTGAAAAGGGAATTCAAGTTCATTTTTCATGATTATCTAAGATAATCTAGGTTCATGCTTTAAATCTCCTCACTACTCATATAGCCCTACttattgaaaatatatgaaacataGAAGACACATCaacactcatggataggaagtgataggaatatttttattgtattattaaatACCATGTCACCTTTTTCCCCCACTGTTACAAATTATAGCTACTACATGAATGatgatacataatttatattttatggttTGCCAGTATGATGTATTTACACATGCAGTTAGTACCAATGTCATGCTACATTTCCTCAGGAGATGcccattcaaaataaaatgtgagcAGCTTATCTACTGTAAGAAAATACTTCTAGAGGGTGGAATGTATACCAACCTGCACCTGCA
Proteins encoded in this region:
- the INSM2 gene encoding insulinoma-associated protein 2; this encodes MPRGFLVKRTKRTGCSYRVRLAEHVFPLLGPQGAPPFLEEAPRASLPGTERAARPTREEPGKGLTEEAARELSGSPCRAAGVSPGAGGREGAEWRAGGREGPGPSRSPGPSPSPAKPAGAELRRAFLERCLSSPVSAESFPGGAAAVAAFSCSVAPAAAPTSGEQFLLPLRAPFPEPALQPDPVPLSTALQSLKRAAGGERRGKAPTGCASGPAAAGIKKPKAMRKLSFADEVTTSPVLGLKIKEEEPGAPSRGLGGSRTPLGEFICQLCKEQYADPFALAQHRCSRIVRVEYRCPECDKVFSCPANLASHRRWHKPRPAAANAATVSSADGKPPSSSSSASRESGAIASFLEEGKENSRIERTADQHPQARDSSGADQHPDSAPRQGLQVLTHPEPPLPQGPYTEGVFGRRVPVPGSTSGGGGSEIFVCPYCHKKFRRQAYLRKHLSTHEAGSVRALAPGFGSERGAPLAFACPLCGAHFPTADIREKHRLWHAVREELLLPALAGAPSETPGPSGPSDGSAQQIFSCKHCPSTFFSSPGLTRHINKCHPSESRQVLLLQMPLRPGC